From Gemmatimonadota bacterium, a single genomic window includes:
- a CDS encoding site-2 protease family protein, with protein sequence MPDVSTGLIYYLVFLFSTTVHEAAHAWAAKRGGDLTAYLGGQVTLDPRPHIKREPFGMVILPLLSVAISGWPFGFASAPYDPQWAMRHPRRAAWMALAGPGSNLLLVLIAWLAIRAGSLAGVFEAPTSVGFGRVIATDGGGWLAGGAFIIGAFFCMNLALAILNLIPLPPLDGSAAIPLLLSPSLTTRYQQFLWTTPGLAIFGMLAAWRVFDMIFQPMFMVAVNLLFPGVRYG encoded by the coding sequence ATGCCTGACGTGTCGACCGGCCTGATCTACTACCTCGTCTTCCTCTTTTCGACCACCGTCCACGAAGCGGCCCATGCCTGGGCAGCCAAGCGCGGTGGCGACCTCACGGCGTACCTCGGCGGGCAGGTCACCCTCGATCCGAGACCGCACATCAAGCGAGAGCCGTTCGGGATGGTGATCCTCCCGCTGTTGTCGGTCGCGATTTCCGGATGGCCGTTCGGCTTCGCGAGCGCACCGTACGACCCCCAATGGGCCATGCGGCACCCCCGTCGGGCGGCCTGGATGGCGTTGGCCGGTCCGGGGTCGAATCTGCTCTTGGTGCTGATCGCCTGGCTGGCGATTCGGGCCGGCAGTCTGGCCGGGGTCTTCGAGGCCCCGACCTCGGTCGGGTTTGGCCGAGTGATTGCCACGGACGGTGGCGGGTGGTTGGCCGGGGGCGCGTTCATCATCGGGGCGTTCTTCTGCATGAACTTGGCACTCGCTATTCTCAATCTGATCCCGTTGCCGCCGCTCGACGGCAGTGCCGCTATCCCGCTGCTCCTCTCGCCGTCGCTCACCACCCGCTACCAGCAGTTTCTGTGGACCACTCCGGGCTTGGCGATCTTCGGCATGTTGGCGGCGTGGCGGGTGTTCGACATGATCTTTCAGCCGATGTTCATGGTGGCCGTCAATCTGCTGTTCCCGGGCGTCCGATACGGGTAA